In Ornithodoros turicata isolate Travis chromosome 1, ASM3712646v1, whole genome shotgun sequence, the DNA window cgtgatagcgttgaatcttctgcgaactgacaggaACCGTGCACCAATGTACACCGAATCTGCAGTGAATCGTTATTTCGACTTCGAATTCGAACGTCTCTTCGGGCTCTCTCGGGATACGTTCGAGAATTTACAAACAActattatttgccttgtgtcgtctgctgccattgccgccattactctgcACTACCGTTGAACTGACCCCTGCGGGAGTGCAGAGTTTCCTTATCCTAGGGCTACACTTAgcgtgcactggtttgaaacgaacgaggcggtgcagggggcgctcggtagcactggcgaaacgaacgggcgagtgcagcaccaccggaactggttcaggcagtgcaggcctaatcgaacgtacctttTCTGtcatgccggggtgggctgggtttccaacctcctttcgttggactgacaaagattgcgctggaaaattcatcgtgcgctattctatGGCTGGGCTGAGCAGTATTACAAATACATTGTACTATAATACCGTTACTGCAATACCTtagagtatttgtattacgtattataatacccatctgataagtgtatttgtattacgtattataatacaaaaaaatCGAGTATTATGTGCATTGCAAAACTCGTAATACTTATGACATGTCCTGCCTGAGGTGATGGGTCTTACACGTGTATGCTTTCGGTACCATTCCAGTCCTACGAACACGACCCAGTTCTGCCAACAGAGGATCACACTTCAACGTGCAACAAAGGGACGATTACAGGACTGGCTGACTCAAATTTCTGAGAAACTTCTCCACTCTGGGTGAACAACCCGGAGCCCTTAGGGGGTCATATCATAGAATGGAGCCAGGGTCGGTGCGTCAGAAAGTAAGGCAGAAAAAAGGGGATTATAGACACACACACGTGCGACCCGCGAGAGAATGCCCTGAGAGCTGGGCACTGTGCCGTGCGAAGTTGGAAGTCCTCAAGTACCTCGATGACAAGCGCGTAGACTTGTCCATGTTGGACGACTACCCATCAGTTAAGAGTGTTTTCTTAAAGTTCAACACTAATTTATGTTCGTCCGCGCCGGTTGAACGATTGTTTTCGTTTGCGAACCTGCTACTCAGACCAACCAGACGATCGTTAGAAGATGGCGTATTTGAAAAGATGTTTCTTCTTAAGTGCAATCAACTCAAATAAACATGCGTTGACCGGACCGGTGGCTTCAGAAATATGTCTGGGATTCTTTTTCTAATAACTGTctgccacggcacaaaagtattactagtattacttgagtaatacagggaagtaatagtattatgtattataatacttgaaaataaaatgtattatgtattagtattataatacgatttttagcaagtattatgtatttgtattataatacaaattttgAGTATTCCTGCCCAGCCCTGTTCtatgggagctccgtagagcatgatgttcggctattttttccgatgggatagctcctgaatatccctgtcaattatcattaatccGAGTAAGTTAGACACgcccttcacattggtgggataaaaaaATTGCAtttgcttggcaaattttcgacttaagctcgcaaaaatttacataattgaaCTTACGTTTAAACGACGTTCACATCAGGAGATGGCAAAatcctagtaagaacaaatgctgatgaccgcatgactctaggtggtgtagttttttaattataattcaatgagaCTTTTTCTGGGATGGCGTGTGAGCACATGGAAACatgaaggaaacacaggagcggtcCGTCGGATGGCTTTCTGTGGACAGCCGGCGTAGCCACCGCTCACAGCCGGAGCGCAGGATTGCGGGATAGTTTTGTGTGCCACGTGATCGCGCACGCGACCCAAATAACGTGGCGGCCTCCATGGATGAAAAGGGATCCGGGTGAATCTGGTGTTGTACGGAGGTCAACATAGAAGAAGAATACGTGCGTAGACGGTGGCATGGAACAAATTACGCGGACACGGATGCACATGACAAAGCGACACAAACCAAAACTGAAAAGAAAGTTACGTGGTGGACATGAAGTAATGTCGGGTATGTAAAGCGTACGCAAGAGCAATCTTGTTGTACAGGTGGTGAACATTGTTCCAACCTACCCCTTTTTTACCTGTTTACTTTTTTACTTACATGTTCTGCTTTTCATGTCCCTTGATATGTTCACATCTCGCACAACGACGTTAAATGATAGCATTATCGATATATGTACAATCATGCTCAAGCAACGCGAGATAGACGTGACTTCACTTAGCTTCGACATGTTTCTTGTCCACCACCACGCTCTGCATATTCTTGCACATGTATAATTTTCCCATGTATATTTATCTATCGTGTCTTGCACTGAGTAATGCAATCCAGTGAACCTATGCTAAACAGATAATGAATTCGCAATGTTACTCCAAAGTGAAAAAGACCACTACTTTCACATTTCTCTTcgctggaaaaagaaaaaaaaatattattgcCGCGTGGGTACCCTTACTTTAATGCAGGCTATACCTGGTGCGTGATGAAATGTGTATCTAGATCATCATAGCTATACGTAGTGTGACTTATGTTTACTTAGTGTGCTTTGAAAACACATGAGGGCGGGCATAATGAGAGTCATTTCGTGCACCCTTTCGGGTAAAAACGAGTGCTGTGAGCAATATAAAAGGATCTTGTAACGCACATCAGTTGATTCTAATGAGCCGTACAACATGGAATAAAGCAACTGTGCATGTAATTCCTGTAAGTCGTTGATGCCCCACAGATGTATGAGCTGTATGTACTCAGGTACTTTCCTTAACACACGGAAAGTAACGGTTCACACTGCGTTTTCACACCCGTTTTACGATTGCGTCTCAAGCTTGCGTTTACGTGCTTTTGATTGCGGAACGGGCTCATGTTGCCGCGCTCTCGTAGTCCCAGTTCGCATCTTGGTGTTGTAGTGTTACGTTCCGTCGATGAACGAGTCCCTTTCAGAGCGAACGCCGTAGGGGGAAAATGGATATGCCGCAGCAACCGTGAGTTGCCCCTGAGCTCCCGCGCCTACTGTACGCATTCGCTGTAACCCTCTCCGCCTATATTTGGCTTGCGGTTTCAGTGTTTGTGGGAACAAAGTTGAAGTTGGCTGAACTCCTTCCGTTCCGGTTACGTACTGCGTTGAGGAGAGCGGGTCTTCGTTGCCATGGCGACGATTCGCCGTCAGCACAACCGTGAACGCAGCAGTGCGAACCAGCCTTAACTCGGAGTCTGCACTTTCACACACCGAAAGTAAGTTGGCGTCTGCATTTCGAATGAATGCGCAATCGCGCAGCAGCAGCGACGAACGCAGCGATCagacatttctccattggagcaaCAGAGGGATAGTTACCAACACCGGGTCTCTCTTGTGCAAAGTACAGCGCAAATGCTAAACAGGAAACCACGAAGAAGACCACAGTTGTGGCTGTCCTCAGAGTGGCGGGTTCTGACAAGATTGCGCAGAGTAATGAAGTTGATTTGGCCTCTGTGTAACCGCGTGGAGACATTGAACGGTGATGGAAACATTTCTAGAGGTGTGCGAGGGTGCGGTTATATCCGCGTATCTGAGCGATGTCCTGATATGCGGATATAAGTGTACCGTTTTGAAACCCGCACACCACTGTGGTGCTCCTGGATGCTGCATTTTGTCCTCGAATAAGCCATAGTGTTTCCGTTGACGACGCGTAGGGGGTCGAGAACTGAGAGCACGCAATGGATACGAAATGATGTCCAAGTGTATCATCCTTCGTACTGCTGTGCCTCTAACTGTTGTCACTGGATAACTGTGGATGGTACAATGTTCGTgcactctgttcgaaatatcggcgactctCGTCGTATGGCTCTtgccttaaaggggttgtgacacgtcatcccaggttatcccCTATAAACCTAAAAGACGGCTCTTTGCAGCGATGTAAATTTGCATTCCAAGGTTTACAGGGAAGATGGCAAAAGAAGCGCAGAAGCCTGGCACCGCCTAAACTGAAGCTCACTCCGCTCTAACATCAAACACTCTAAACGCTGTGCTTTTTAAAGCTCCCTTTTTAACTCTTTCGTTACCACCGCAAGAATGGCAATTTTTGGGTGGTCTGACAACTATATTTTTTGTGGCTGGCAGTATCACTTCAAAATTTGTTGATATATTGGAAAATGTTGCCAAATGAATGCCTTATCGAATGATTAAGTTTCAGAGCCAAAGTTATCCCTGTATTTCGAAAATTGATTttggaacaaacaaaaaatagttGCAAACAGCAAAGACTTAATGAAGATGCGCATGtatcttgaacaaaaatatgAGTCTACAGGTTCCAAAATGTATAAATGTGGCAAATTTTGTTAGAAGTGATATCAGCAAATATCAACATTCTGAATCAAGAAGTTCATGAATTATGAAAACTAACGTCAACACCCACGTTGTTCATGTAACTGAGTGGCAGAGTTCATTGGAGGGGTAAAACAGAAATGAACATCATACTTTCTGCAGAAAACACTACTTTCAACTTTCCTGTTCTTGTACCACATTCTGCTATTTTACCGCTCTTCTATTCCTCCCGCTTGGTTTTGCGACAGGAAGAGCAGCGGTAGTGTAAGTTAGACATATCCACGCATTCAGGACAAAAATATGATTGTGTAACTCAGAAAGAGTCGTTATTAGCGTTGTAATAAAAGAAATCGAACCCAAATACGCTTCAAATGCGAGTATTGCGCATTGGCGAAAAAGGTCCGCCGCAGGAACGCGCCGCCGCGACAAAGATAAACTCTCCACACAGCCTTCTTAGCGCAGAACCAGCGTCATAAATCACACCACGAGCAAAAGCTACAAGTGAAAATGAAACTCATTCTGTAGTGTTTATAGTATAGAAATAATGTCACCATTTGTCCATATCGACTTTAGAGGCCCATTCATAAACCGTCGATCACCGCTGATCGACGTTGGATGGGTGCGGTAAGGTAAGCGTTACGAAGTTTAAAAGGCTACAGTTCTGCAAAAAATTACCTTTTATTTTATATGGTACAGGTAGGTCTCTACGAGGTACAGTCGAtgaacatagcaggagcaggcaagGTAACCGGTGTTGACTTgacgttaaaggagcatggaaatgatcagaataaaatatgacgggagaagtagaaattacgattccgagccctgtgatacatattcgcacaaaaagtttgagcgtagcgcgcaatcctggcgcCCGAGGGAGCTATGAAtatcgcggcagaaatgccctctCTGTCGGCCGCCGgtgccagccgctgacgtcatgtggccgcgccgtctttttctttccttttttgcgATTTGTCCGGcgtcgcggcgccggcaagccgaccgagcaggaagcgttgttgttcatcggacgtcgtggaaGGACAGGAGATGAACTGAACATTCTACacgcgacacgtctgctcttcttcaCAAAACTTgttatggagttggagcctaagctccgcCATCTTctatttcgccacacgaatgtccCGGAGACTGGTAagtgctgctaagtgtgaacaaacattcggattgaaatatagtgcttcttcttgattacaaatgcatagtcatgaagacgcggcgcagtggccagtgttttcatttgaagaggtcgtcgaccatcatgacttctccgtgttgttgTCAGCACTATGGGCtgtgaaccgcatggacactggcatctccgaggcgatagagcggaccgatgaatgcatagctgtgtaacattgcacTTACCATATattactgataccaggagcgcaacatctccacaagcacaacaacatggataccaCAGTAAAGTCAGGAGAGTTCATCTGCTCGCGATCTGTGGGAAGACCGAAAACACGTTGTCAAataagcgttttttttttaatggccaTATGCAGCATACAAcagtggcacatggaataaatctccaacttacaagaatgtatttagtcgtatcatatatgtgctgcacacacagacacaatactgttcactaagtaacgacacctcagcacaatcggaacagaaaccacaaccgcgtacgatccacctcaatgCGGGCCGTCtcggcaacacagaggcctagctACATCTTTTACACCGCCCGCAGTCTCGTTTTATGCAAGACGTACGAGACacatcatgtaagaacgcaagtgaatgtcaaacgcaaataaatagtaAGAGCGTCTCATTCAgtaagtcgccacgattccggagctagcagacgattctggcgggagcgaacgcttccggcagccaatgaagtgctcgaCCACTTGACGTCAGCACACGCAacactcggcttgggggagactgtcgccgcggagcgcgtTCTTTTAAACTACTTTTCTCGGGAAATTCTTGCTTTTGAAagcaaatattttgtgtgacagtttatgaaggtagtatgttcatatcaagcggtgcaAAGTATacgttccaaatgatttccatgcccctttaacattgccttgagtttgaggggaaacacaggacgaacacaggaggaGATCAGCACTTAGACCCACGAAACAGCAATGTGTCACTGAACGAGCAATGCGTGAGTCCACCTGTTCGTCTCGTTCTGTGTTTGTCCTGtcttttccctcaaactcaaggcaatgttaacatcaacaTAGAGGTACAGTCGGCAGAGGTACAGTCGGTATAAGGCACAGCGGCTATACGGTATAGCCGCAATGAGGCACGACCGCTATGATGCACACTCACTCTGAGGTATGCCAATCTAAAAGTGCAGCTCTCACAAGGTACAGAGCATAAGGGTTACACGTGGTGTAAGGTACAGCATATTATCAGTAAGTTACACTCATCGCCCGGTGTGTGATACATAAGTGTTCTAAGTTATACATCCGTTTTAGGGCCTTTATTGTTTTTGATTTTCATTAATGATGTATCTTCCTGACTGTTTCGATCGCATTACTAAGTGATGTTGTGATTGGGTCATGACGATTAATTGTGACAAAACAGCGTTTTGTCATATTACTACTAAGAAATCCGTTTTGGAACATGAATATTGCATACAAGGGCAGaaacttaaaggagcatggaagtgacatttaacatgactcgaaatcctgcttcatttgtgcagctgtccacaaggagtcaccatgcaaaatatttccgatcCGCGGCATATTGTTACCACGCAATAACATTTACAAAATACAGTCGGAGAACGGCAGTCGCGGgcgagagacacgagccccgcgtgacaTACAAGCTGCCGAcgcctttcttctttgtttttttttttcacctcgGCTCACGAGCCCCTTATACATGTTTCAGCTGTGCCGTttgacgtcactggtcacgtgccgtagcccgtgatacgtcacgacgtcttcgGCTTCGCTTCGGCACTCTTCGGATGTGGAGAGTGTTCTTTAAAGGAGCACCCTAGTGACCCCCAAAAAAATCGCGTGATTTGTGTTGGTCGAAGGTCCGGACGTCCAACAATGGGTTTGCACAATCTTTACACCCGTGGTTGAAGCGAACCTCATGTTTGAGCCGCTTCTTTGTGACGAGAGGAGGAagccctttccttttctttgagAGCGGCCCCCAGAGGCCATGTGACACCACGTCACCCCTGACGCAGACGTGACGTAGAATGTCGATCCCGTCCATCCATTCATGGCCCGACTCCGAAGTGACGTAAGTTGACAGCGGTCATCGGCACCGGATCGGGACGCGCGGCTGCGGAGGCAGACACAGGACCGGCGTTTTGTTGACGACCATGGCAGGCCAGTTAAACGAACACGAGTTCTTTGGAACACTGACGCCCTGGGAAGCACGGATACTGCAGCGTTGCCGGGACAATAAGACAACGTTGTACGAGACGCCAGTTCTTCCCGAAGGTGCGAGTTTGCACGGTGTTGGGGACTATCAGCCGTCCGAGCCTTCTCCGTCTCCACCACGTGATGGCGGCAACTGGTAAGCCGCTTGATGTAATTTCGACTAACTGGACGGTACACGAAGTTGTGTTTGCTACTATGCAGGTGCGCTTGTgggagctgcacgcgcatgccGACGGCGCGAGAAGATATCTGCTGCAGAGATATCGCCGAGGTGCGGCGAAAATTGACAGGGTGCTGCATCACCGCGCATCCAGAGTTCGGATCGCTGTGTCTGTCGGCCATCGTGCTAGAAGTTGTCGGCATAGAGTACCGGAGGTACGGAATTTTGCTGGGCAAAAAACGGGACGAGTAAGTGAATAACTATTGTTCATGTATGAATAAGTGAGAAAACTGGTGAAACAGAGCAGTTGAACCAACGACACACAtgtctgtttgtttgcttttttcgTACAATATTTTTGGTTTGATTTGTACTGCTCAGCGGAAAGGTTTACCAAACACTTATATTTCTTTTAGTTTTTTGTGGGGGAGCAACAATACTCACAAGCTAATGGAACTGAAGGCCTTGTTGAGCTAGTGGTGGCTGAGAGAACTCAAATAGAAGAGGAAAAACTCGAGTGCTTGGTATGCTTTTCTCCAAAGTCCTGTCCGTGTCCGAAGCGCAACCGGGCGTTATAAATTCCGCTGCATCTCACAAGTTAAACAGCACATGACATTTTAGTCTTTACAATTTACAGTCATCATTTGCAtgttgcaaaaaagaaatacatgCATTGTGAGCACCATTGATTTCCTCCTAGCCACCCCAGCAGCCATTAGGGAACGTTTGTTGAAGAGAGTCCTTGGAATAAATCAGCTTAAGATTCTGTTCTATTAGTGTTTCTATAAATCCCCATGGATGCCTGGGAAAATTCCCATAAAATCACCACATCCCACAGACTTCCTGCACAGGCTGTACATACCGACATATGTCTAGCAAACATATGCATATATACACGTTTTATTTACATATTTTTACATATTTACATTACATATTTACATATATTACATTATATATTACATTACATATTTACATATATTTTGCATGTGTGACATTTCCACAATTTTTATCTCATGGTTGTGCGTATTTGTATATTCTCATTTGTATCATGTGTTTACATATCTCTAATTTTTTATATTACAAAAGTAAAAATTAGTTATGCCTTCCCATTTCTCTTTGTTTTCAGGATACTGCGTCACATAGCATATCGTCATTTCACTTCCTGGACATGGGGGCCTCTTCCTCCGGAGGATAGACGAGTGCTTCCATCATGCGTGGTAACGGCGATACGAAAGGCCTTCCCTTCACGATCTGGCAGCTACAGGGGCTTTAGATCTGCAAAATAAATATGGTCACCacagatggtggtgatggtcaTGCACTGTCCCATGTTGCTGTGAACCTGTAGCATCACTGGCATGAACACAAGACAAATCAAAATGTGCAACTTAATAACTGACAAAGCTTTACTGTTCACAAAAAATAGGTTTATAGCAATTGTACAAATTTAATTTCAGCTGCAGATGCTCACCATATGCATGCTACTCTGTACACTGGAGGCAGCTGCAAGGTCCCAACCTACGTTGTCTTGCGTAAATGAGTTCTCGCTTGTCTGGGGCAGGGTTTGTTTGGCTTAAGAATGGAGGGTCGTCACCAGAGTATGCTTTGAATGCCTCGGGGAATGTAGCCCATGTGTTGCATAGCTCCACACACTTGTCAACAAGTTGATTGTAGTAATCTAAAATAGTGTTCACACTTGCTCTACAACCCTGCAGGCATAGACAAACACCAAGGAGCACACACGTCACAATACTTACGAAATGTTGGCTCCTCTTTGATGGGCAGTGCAACGTGTTCCCCTTTGTGAACTTTCGATGCTTTCACTCGATACCTGAACTCCCCATCTTCGGTCAGTGCATGCTGTCTGTCTGAGTTCTCGTTAAAGTGAAGAATGGCGAGATACACCCTGGAAAAGCCAGTTTAAGGTTGTTCCTTTTTGTGTTATGCACTGTGATCCAAATAAAGCGTTCAAGAGAGCTTCACCAACAAAGGAAATGAGAGGCTACTTTTGTGGTACTTGTGCTAGAAACAGGTGGTATTTTGATGTAGCAACTGATTTTAACTCAATTGGTGAAGCTTCGTTTGAAGCTCTATTAGTGAAGCGCTCATGAAAACCTAAATTTGTGCACACTGCACCGTGAATTGCATTTGTACCTGCTTCTCATCACTCTAGCACAGAACCCCACAGATTTCGGAGCGAATCTTATGAGTAGGCTGTGAAATGCCTCTATGCCTGATGTCTGTACGTCTGGTGAAAGCTGCTGTATGTCCTTCAGCAAATGCTTTGCTTGCGTAATGGCATTCAGCTTTGCCTTTGGCCGAGAGTCTGTAAAATGAGCACAGTGACTATCTGTTTTCAACCTCTTTGCGAGCACTTTCTCGTCGTTAAAAGTCATATCTTACTCGGGAGAAGCCAGGGTCGCTTTTCGTCGGTGAGAGGCCCATGGAGACAGCGTGAATATGGTCCATCGTGACCATGATGGATATTTGAAACATGATTCGTAAAGCTCCGCCACATGGAGAGAAGTCGATCAGGGTCGCCCTCACTGTGTGTCACGCAGTGATACAGGTGAGTTGTGACTGGCTTTACCCACAGCTCTAAACCGCCACAGTCTTTGCTCTTGCTGGCTGCCACCATCTTTTTCCTGATACCCGTTACAGACAAAAGGATTTCTGCTGCTATACTATGTACTGGCTAACGGCAAATATCAAAGATGTATCATTCCCGTTGCAGTGCAGACTTTAGACACATTAATATGACCAAGTCCCTGCCCTCCAATCTTGGACATACAGCAAATGGTCATGCTGACGAGAAACATACAAAAAACTCCACTTCCTCTTCCGGCCAGGTGTACTACATGTTCCCACCTCTGAGAAGCAGAGGATTTGTCCGTAAGAAGTGA includes these proteins:
- the LOC135382832 gene encoding P2X purinoceptor 7-like, whose translation is MAGQLNEHEFFGTLTPWEARILQRCRDNKTTLYETPVLPEGASLHGVGDYQPSEPSPSPPRDGGNWCACGSCTRMPTAREDICCRDIAEVRRKLTGCCITAHPEFGSLCLSAIVLEVVGIEYRRILRHIAYRHFTSWTWGPLPPEDRRVLPSCVVTAIRKAFPSRSGSYRGFRSAK